ACCATCTATCCATCCCTTGGCACCAGTGCATCACACACTCTCTTACAGCCTATTTCCCTCAGACACCAATGGagcgccgcttcctcctcctcctcctcctcctgaccGCCGGCATCGCCGCCGGGCAGCAGCCGCCTCGGcgcaccacggcggcgccgtgcgATCCCCTCTGCATATGTGCGTCACACTAATACACTATCACTAGTTCATTACTACTGATCTAACTAGCTCGACCATTACCAAAATGAGGATCGAAatcaaatgcatgcatgtgtgctaTCCCTTACTACGACATTTGCATggtgtatatatgtgtgcagCTGGAgcggcgggcgccggcgcgactccggaggccatggcggcggcggcggcggccatggccggcAATGAGTCTGAATCTGCACTGCTGCCCACTCCTCGTCAGCTTGATCGTCCGGACAGCAGTGGCTTGCCTAGTACACACCAATCGTGGATTTACTATGGACCCCTGCCCACCACGCCGTACCCGTACTCcaaggcgccgccggcgagctcgctcctctgcgccgccaccgccgccgcggccgtcgtcttctccaccatgctactcgtcgcggcggcggtgcgctaGCTAGCTCCTCTAATTGATTCCATGGGGACGATTTGTTGCAGCCGTTTGTGCTGTGTGTGCCTCCTTTTCGTAGCTTTTGTTGGTTTAATTAGTTTCCTTCTTCTATGTGCAATGTGCTTGCTTAGTGATCCATCTCagttaattaattcatcatgTACGCATGGTGTCTCTCAGTTCCTGTTTACGTGTTGGTTTGGTTTTCAACTTAATTAAGTTCCAAATTATAGGTGTGGCAAGTTAATtttgagaacaaaaaaaaaagaacaggccAGGATTTTAGTTTTGAGCTTAATTTTCCGTGTACTCCAGGAGGGCTCACACAGGCATTATCACTTACTGAGCATGAAACATGTACTAGTTTCAGTTTGGCCGTCTATCTGTGATTCTGTGTACACTTCAGGAATCAGGAGCATCATATCGTTGAcagttcaaatattttctagCTTAGTTGCAAGAAACAAATCGATCGAGAAATCACaatgcatgatgattttgtgtcatgcaactatgcaagcaGTGAAGTTGTGAGGTACTTAATTTTCTGAACGTGATATTCATTCTGACAGTGCACATCCTCTGCATTTCTAGCTGCAACTACTGCATGCTCTACTCGTTGCAGCCACGAGAAGCAGCATATAGTAGAGGCCCAATCAGCATGACTGCAAGGTGATCGATCCCCCACTACGTACTGATCACAGTGATTGCAATGAAATTGATTAAAAGAATGCCGAAAATACTGAAATTTCGGCAATATCAGTAGAGCCGAAATGGCCAAAatcgaaattgaaaaccctaACTGGCCACCTTAACTCTGCTGCTCCTCGTGGTTCAACGAGGATGCAGTTGCATAGTGTCATGTTCAGAGCACGCAGTTCTATCATACATTTTGTTTCTTGCAAGGACATTTTTACGGTACATCAAGTTACTGTGAGCCATCAATTGTCTATTGATCCAATggctaaccttttttttttaagacccAATGGCTAACTTTGCTTTTACCTTATGAGTGATAAGACACCATTTATGGTAGTCAAATCTATTAAAGCTAAATATTGTATTCTAATATGGTACCAACATTCCTTAATATAAAGGGGACTGTTTAGGTGTCTTTTGACAGAAAAAACTTCCCTAAATCTTGCAAATTATGAACCATTGGATtactttgagattcgtgcaacaaaaaaaaaacctacttttcctcctccacttcccagtccacccgccgccgccgctgcttttACGCGTCCGCTCCTCCGCTTCCTGCACCGCTACTCTGCCGCCCGGCCTCGCTGGCTGGCCGGAGGGAGtcagcggcgccggcaagcccccctcccctcttctcttccccaAGGTCGCGGCCCGTTTTCTCCCGCCGCCAATGCCAGCCCTCCGCCCACTGCCAACCCCGTGGCtccggcgcctcgccgcccgcccgtgtccaccacccaccgccggTCCTACATTGCCCACGGCCGTCCCTCTAAGCCCCAGGAAAAAACCCCTCTTCCCTCCCccaaccccaaaccctaaccccctctTCCCTGCTAGAGTTGGGGTGTtgtcggcgccggagaagaaagAAAGTCCACCGGAGCTGCAGAAGAAGTCGATGCATGAATCTTGGCACAGATCCAATGATCTAAAATATGTAAGATCTCATCCCCAAATTTATGTCAAATGATATATAGCAATTCCGATATTAAATTCTTATTACGTACGGAGTTccatataataaaaaatgacatgtcattttaaattaaatttcagTATCAAAATCATAGTTTTAAAAAGGTTTGGTTTATAATGTTTAATTCAAAACTTTGGATtgtatataatttagaaatcttgtacaattttttattagataatggattaaacaaCCTGAACTCTACATCCCaaaggatgtacacagccaTGAAATCTGCTACAAATAGCGGGCTAATTAAACATCATTCCAGCTACGTAACCCCTGCGATATGGAATTTTAATTCAGCAGCACTTAAAGATCTAAGCAACTGAAAGATCCTCACAGTATCATGCATGATTGATTATAAAGCGAGAGCacattacatatatatagtacgtACATAAAACAAACAACTAAACCAAAAGCGTCGACGCAGAGAGATTGAGAAAACACAACACGTTATACGGTAaaaacaacaattttttttttcgaataagaGGCAGCATCTGcactgattaattaatttaatttctaaacaAATGCTAGTAGAATAATAAGCTTAATTCTTAATTAAATCCCCATTGAAGTGAACCAATGGAGGAACCAATTAAAGCTATAGCTAGACTAGATAGATATCTAGTGCGTCGCCGCGATGAGCAGTAGCAATAATATTGCGGACATGGCGATGGCATTGGCAGGGATGGTGCGGAGCGCCGAATCGGGGAAGAAATCCGGTGATGGCGGCGTGGGCACGGGTTCATGGTCATGCGGAGATGGGACGGTAGGCAGGTCACGGTTGGGACGGCTAAgctgtggaggaggaggaggaggattagATGCATCatcgcctgtcgccgccgccaccgtgcctGATGGTgacgcaccgccgccggctgcacGGACAACTGAAAATAATCAAACCATTCAAAAGTAGTAAGAGAAAGAGCACATTTCGGTGATGGGGGTTAGAATTAGATCAAGTTAGTGATCGATCGACGCACCTATGCGGAGGGGATCGCGCGACGGCGCCGTTGTGGtgttgccgccggcggcggcggcgggcaagtGGTCGTGCTGCTGATCTCCGGTGGTGCCGGGCAGGAGGGGAGCGAGAAGGACTAGGActaggaggaggaagcggagcTCCATTGGCGTCTCTAGTCTTAGAGAAGTAATGCAAGGATTAAGGCTGAGTGTATGTTTGTATGATTGTATGCAAAGTGATAGCCGGGGTAGCCAAGTAGCGGATCAAAGGCATGTTGGCATATAGTCATAGAGAGGAAGTTGCTGGTAGATGGACTAGCTTTACATAGGCATGCATTTTTTTGGATCACGCCATATgtccagcatgcatgcatgcatgtatgatgAGCCTGCCGTTGGAGAGGTTATATGTGGGCATACAACCTCCGTGGCAAAGCACACCAAATCTTACCCACcatggtttgaaatttcggtgaTATCGGACCATACTGGCAAGCACAAATCTTCCCCAAAATTTTCGGATTTTTCCAAGTATTTGTGAATTTGGCCAAATTCaatgaaaatatgttaaaatttaaaataattttggtcgagaaaaaaaaattcatgaaaattttaaaattctgGCAACCACCTTAATTTTGGTGACTACCAAAAGTGCAAACCCTACCCGTTACCGAAAATTACCCATATCCATTGggggctgtgttcgggaggccTCCTGACACGGAAAACGAAACACCCGAttatagtgagattaattaagtattagccaaaagaaacttgaaaaatggattaatatgatttttttaaaataactttcatatagaaaacttttgtaaaaaagtgtaccgtt
The nucleotide sequence above comes from Oryza glaberrima chromosome 11, OglaRS2, whole genome shotgun sequence. Encoded proteins:
- the LOC127753632 gene encoding uncharacterized protein LOC127753632, which encodes MERRFLLLLLLLTAGIAAGQQPPRRTTAAPCDPLCISGAAGAGATPEAMAAAAAAMAGNESESALLPTPRQLDRPDSSGLPSTHQSWIYYGPLPTTPYPYSKAPPASSLLCAATAAAAVVFSTMLLVAAAVR
- the LOC127754709 gene encoding uncharacterized protein LOC127754709, translating into MELRFLLLVLVLLAPLLPGTTGDQQHDHLPAAAAGGNTTTAPSRDPLRIVVRAAGGGASPSGTVAAATGDDASNPPPPPPQLSRPNRDLPTVPSPHDHEPVPTPPSPDFFPDSALRTIPANAIAMSAILLLLLIAATH